The nucleotide window GGGGAACCGCTTCAGGTTCATTTGAACTCTGGCTGCTCATGTGGGGAATGGCCATGGTCTTTTCCTTGGCGCATTCCTGCACGTTTTCCGGGAGGTCCTCAAGACGGATGATTCCGTTTTCGGCAAGAACGATGGCGTGTTCCAGAATGTTTTCCAGTTCACGGATGTTGCCAGGATAGTGATACTTGGTCAATGCGTAAAGAGCTGCCGGCTCCAGGTCCAGGATTTCCTTTCCCTGGGATTCCTTGTTCTTTAGGATGAAGTACTTGATCAAGTTGGGCAACGCCGGCTTGCGTTCACGCAGGGGAGGAAGCTGCAGGTGGAATGTATTCAGACGGTAGTACAAGTCTTCGCGGAAGTTTCCGCTGAGCATTCGTTCCTGAAGGTTTCTGTTGGTTGCTGCAATAACACGGACGTCCAGGTAGCGGGCTTCGGTTTCGCCGACACGACGGATTTCGTGGCTCTGCAAGAAACGAAGCAGCTTGACTTGGGTAGCGGCAGAAAGTTCGCCAACTTCATCCAAGAACAATGTTCCTCCGTTTGCAGATTCAAAAAGGCCTTTCTTATCGGTAGTGGATCCTGTGTAGGCACCCTTGCGGCTACCGAAAAGTTCGCTTTCCACCAGGTTCTCGGGAATGGCTCCACAGTTCACTGCAACAAAGGGCTCGTTGGCTCGTTTGCTGTAGCGGTGAACTACGTTGGCCAGGAATTCCTTGCCGGAACCGGATTCGCCTGTAATCAGCACGGTACTGTTAGTAGGCGCAATCTTGTAAACCGTCTTAAGAATCTTTCGCATTTCGGGAGTGTTTCCCAAAAGGCTGTCCAGCACCTGGGATTCCATCAACTGGTTGTTGGACCTGTTGTGGAGTTGGGCCTGGATTTTTTGCGCTGTAGTTTCCAACAGGGAAATGGTTACAGGCTTTTTCAAGAAGCTGTTGGCGCCTCGGGTAATGGCGCTTGCTGCGCCCTGCCAGTTGCGGTCGTCGCAGAGCACAAAAATTTCGATGCCGGGATGGCGCTCCTTCAGGTAGCTCACCATGTCCATGTTGTCTTGCATCAAGAAGGGAACCTCGATAAACGCAAGGTCTATCGGGTCGTTCTTGACAATCGGCATCAGACTGACTTCGTCGGAACAAGTCAGCAAGTTTGAATCTGGTACAGACCAGGTTCGCTGAATATCGTTAAGGAACTTCTGATCAGAATCTGCGATCAGGATATTCATTAAGCGTGGCTCTTGATGATCTCTTCGACCTTGGCACGAAGTGCCTGAAGGTCAACGGGCTTGTTGAAGGTTGCTGCAACATCGAAGTGCTGGGCAGTAATCAGGTAGTCCTCGGCTGCAGTACGTCCGCCACCACTTACGGCGATGGTTCGGTCGCTCATCTTCTGGCGGCGAAGGTCCAGGATGACTTCGAATCCGTCTACATCCGGCATGATGATGTCTGTAATGATGACATCGTACTGCTTATTCTGGTAAAGGGCCTTGGCGTCCTTACCGTTGCTTGCAGTTTCCACTGTGTAGCCCTTGATTTCGAGGGCGGATTTCAACATCAGGTTGAACTGTTCGTCATCGTCAATAATCAAGATTGTGGACATTAGTCCTCCTTCGTTTCTGTTTCTAATGGCCAATATAGATTAAATGCAGTGCCTTCGCCCACTGTAGTCTGCACAGTAAAGTAGGCTTTTCCGTCATTTAGCAGTCTAAGTGCCGAGGAAAGGCCCAATCCAAGGCCTTCTCCAGGGGCTTTTGTGGTAAAGAACGGTGCAAAGATTCGTTCCAGGGTGCCAGAGTCCATTCCGGTACCCGTATCGATGATGTCAATCTTGGCGTATTCGCCTGCAGGAATTGGCGGTGCGTATGGCGTTACAAGCTGGCTTTCCAAGACGCATTTTTGCAGGGCGAAGGTCAGGTGTCCGCCATTTTCCTTCATTGCGAAAATAGCGTTGTTGGCTAGGTTGCTGATGATGCGATCCAAGGAGGCTACGATACCGCGGATTTTCAAACTTTGGTCAAGACCTTCGCTGTGGATTGTAATGTTTGGCGGAATGGTCAGGCCAATCTTTTTAACCACATCTTCGATAATCATGTAAGGGCTGAAAACGATTGCGGGGGTCGCAGAGCGAGCGTTGCCGCGAATTGCATTCAAAAGTTCTTCCAAGGATGTCTTGCCGCGAAGGGCTGCCTTCAAAGCTTCTGAGATGAACATGTAGGCCGGGTTGTCCTGGGGAAGCATTTCCTGTGCAAGCTGGCAGAACCCGATTTGAGAACCAAGGATGTTGTTGTAGTCGTGGGCGAAGGCTCCGCACATGGTTCCCAGTTCTTCCAATCGGGAGTGGATGAACTTTTGCTCGCGGAGCATGTTTCGTTCCTGTTCCAGTCGACGCTGCTCAGTTACGTCGATCATGATGC belongs to Fibrobacter sp. and includes:
- a CDS encoding sigma-54 dependent transcriptional regulator — its product is MNILIADSDQKFLNDIQRTWSVPDSNLLTCSDEVSLMPIVKNDPIDLAFIEVPFLMQDNMDMVSYLKERHPGIEIFVLCDDRNWQGAASAITRGANSFLKKPVTISLLETTAQKIQAQLHNRSNNQLMESQVLDSLLGNTPEMRKILKTVYKIAPTNSTVLITGESGSGKEFLANVVHRYSKRANEPFVAVNCGAIPENLVESELFGSRKGAYTGSTTDKKGLFESANGGTLFLDEVGELSAATQVKLLRFLQSHEIRRVGETEARYLDVRVIAATNRNLQERMLSGNFREDLYYRLNTFHLQLPPLRERKPALPNLIKYFILKNKESQGKEILDLEPAALYALTKYHYPGNIRELENILEHAIVLAENGIIRLEDLPENVQECAKEKTMAIPHMSSQSSNEPEAVPQDMTRGISYESKKPATIAQAEPAEDAEILTLEELERRHILSALSMFKGNRTEVCKKLGISRATLWRKLKELKIEMDGDSEG
- a CDS encoding response regulator → MSTILIIDDDEQFNLMLKSALEIKGYTVETASNGKDAKALYQNKQYDVIITDIIMPDVDGFEVILDLRRQKMSDRTIAVSGGGRTAAEDYLITAQHFDVAATFNKPVDLQALRAKVEEIIKSHA